In Microbulbifer elongatus, the DNA window AGGCCTTCGCGATTGAAGCGGATCAGCTGACGCCCAACGAGTTGATCAGCGCCATGCTGAAAGCGCCGGTGGACCTGATCTGGAATGGTGGCATCGGTACTTACGTAAAAGGCAGCGCGGAAACCCATGCCCAGGTGGGAGACAAATCCAATGACAACCTGCGGGTGAACGGTAGTGAACTGCGCTGTAAGGTATTCGGCGAGGGCGGCAATCTGGGCATGACCCAGCGCGGCCGTATCGAGTTCTCGCTGAATGGTGGCCGCTGCAACACCGACTTTATTGATAACGCCGGCGGCGTGGACTGCTCCGACCACGAGGTGAACATCAAAATCCTGCTGGATAAGGTGGTTGCCAATGGGGATCTGACCGAGAAGCAGCGCAATCAGCTGCTGGAGGAAATGACCGAGTCCGTGGCCGAGCTGGTTCTCACCAACAACTACGATCAGACCAGTGCGCTGAGTGTGGCGGCCTATCAGGTGGGCGACCGTTTCGATGAATTCCGCCGTGTGATCAACGCGCTGGAAAGTGAAGGGCGCCTGCGCCGCCAGCTGGAATTTATTCCAGACAACGAGGTGCTCAACGAGCGGCAGAGCAAGAAGCAGTACCTCACCCGTCCGGAACTCTCGGTGCTGATCTCCTACGTGAAGGTCAAGCTGAAAGAAGAATTGCTGGACGCACATATCATCGACAACGACTATGTGCAGACAGCCGTGGAATCTGCCTTTCCGCCGGCACTGGTGGCGCGCTACAGGGCACTGGTATACGACCACCAGCTGCGTCGGGAGATCGTTTCCACCCAGGTGGCCAATGAAATGGTCAACAGCATGGGCATTACCTTCTATCATCGCATCAGCGGGGCCACCGGCGCGGATATCGACACTATTGCCGCCGCCTATATCAGCGCCCGGGATGTGTACCTGATGCCGCAATTCCAGGATGGCGTGGCCCTGCTGGATTATCAGGTGCCTGCGGAGATGCAGTTGCAGCTGATGAGCTCCATGATTGGCCGCGTACGTCGCGCTACCCGCTGGTTTGTACGCAATCGTCGCGGTGAGCTGGACCCGGCCAGAGAAAGCGCGCTTTATCAGGAGCCCGTTCAACGGGTCATTCGTGCGCTGCCGGAAGTGTTGAGTGGCGAGCCCCTGCGGGAGTGGCAGTCCCGCCACGAGCAGCTGATGGCGGCGAATGTGCCGGAGGATCTGGCATTGCTGGCAGCGTCGCCCACCTACCTGTTCTCCGCCCTGGGTATTTCCCATACCGCCGCCTTTAGCGACCGGCCGGTGGAAGAGGTGGCCAAAACCTACTTCGCCTTGGCGGACCGACTGGGTCTGTACTGGTTCGGCAATCAGATTATCGACCTGCCGTCGGAAACCTTCTGGCAGTCCCAGGCGCGGGAAACCAGTATGGACGACCTGGACAGTCAGCTGGCACGTCTGGCGACACATATCCTGCGGCTGGCCAGTGACGACGGACTCGATGTCGACAGTGCGGTAGATCATTGGGTGACACTGATGGCGCAGTCCATTCAGCGGTGGGAAAACTTGATGAAAGAACTCAAATCCTCGACCCAGGGGGATTTCGCCATGTTCACGGTTGCCCTGCGAGAGCTGATGTACCTGGCCAATGCCACGGCGGATCAGGAATCGCTGTTGAGCAACTAGCTACTGGGGAAGCGCGGGCCGGTTTTTCGTCCGGCCCGGTTTTCCGTACAATAGCCAAGCCCCATCCGGACGCGCTTCGGGTGGGGCTTTATCGTATTCAAGCCGTTAAAAACCTTGTCAATTGCCAGGAAGCCCATGTACCAGCATTTACGCAAAGCCCTGTTTGCCCTCGATCCCGAGCGTTCGCATCACCTTTCGATGGATGCCATTGGCGCGGCGGAGCGCCTGGGGTTGATGTCGCTGTTCAGTAAGTCGGTACCGGACGATCCGGTTGAATTGATGGGGTTGACTCTGCCCAATCCCGTCGGACTGGCGGCCGGGCTGGACAAGAACGCGCAGGCGTTTAACGGCCTTGGCGCCCTCGGCTTCGGGTTCGTCGAGGTGGGTACCGTCACTCCGCGCCCGCAGCCGGGCAACCCGCATCCACGCCTGTTCCGTCTGCCACAGGCGGAGGCCATCATCAATCGTATGGGCTTCAACAATGAAGGCGTGGACTACCTGCTGGAACGGGTGAAGCGCCGTCGCTATTCCGGTGTGCTCGGTATTAACGTGGGCAAGAACTTTGATACACCTGTGGAGAAAGCGGCAGAGGATTACTGTATCTGTATGGAGAAGGTGTATGCCCATGCGGATTACATTACCGCCAATGTGTCCTCCCCAAATACCAAGGGGCTGCGGGATCTGCAGTTTGGCGACAGTTTGAGCGAGTTGCTGAATACGCTGAAAGAGAAACAGGCACAATTGACCGCGGAACACGACCGCTACGTCCCCCTGGCTGTGAAAATTGCTCCGGATATGGACGACGACGCCATTGCGCAGGTGGCGCATACCCTGCAGGAGCACGAGATTGACGGCGTGATCGCCACCAACACCACCATTGACAAATCTGCAGTGGAAAACCTGGAACATGGTGAGGAGCAGGGCGGGTTGAGTGGTCGCCCATTGACCGAGCGCTCCACGGAAGTGATTCGCAAGCTGTCATCTGCCCTCGATGGCAATATCCCGATTATCGGTGTGGGGGGGATTTTTGACGGTGAGACTGCGGCGGAGAAGATTCGCGCCGGTGCCACAGCGGTACAGATCTATTCCGGATTTATTTACCGGGGACCGGAAGTCATTCGCGAAGCGGCGGAGGGTATTGCCGAGCTCCACAAGGCACGGATCATCGAGCGTAAGAAGTAGCTCGCGAGGCACACCAGCGGGCAAAAAAAATCCCGGGTCGATACGCACTGCGTTGACTCGGGATTTTCTTACTCAATAACGAAACAAGCACGTGACAAACGTATGCGTTACATTGAGTAAAACCGTTCAGATTTCAGTGTAGAAGATGCTGGCATAAGCGTTCTGACTTCCCCTTATGTGCCAGTTACATACTCTCCATGCGCTGGGCCTGGGCCGCACGACCGAAGCCACTCCAGATATCCTCCCGTCCCTGTCGCCAGCCGTTCACCCACTCCTGGTGTAGTGATCCGTTCTCGTGGGGGCAGCTGTCATGGTTTCTGCCCTCAACGGCAGCAACGTAACCTTTGTGGAAAGCTCTATCGTTCGGATTACGTTTTTGGCGTTTCATAGATGTGATACCTCATTCTGGTTTTTCCAGCCGGCCGGCAAACTCTGCCAGACCGACATCACCCAATTTCCCCCTTTGTCCATTTCCAGCTTATTGTGGCGCTCGACCGGTGAGAAGAGCTGCAGTTAACCAAATTCACACGCCACCGGGAACGAACCGTTTTTTATGAAAAATCGGCCGTTTAGGCGTAATCCGTCTAGGCAGGGAAAAGTTGTCGCGCTTCGGAAAAGGCCGGGCAGAACAGAATCTCTGATTGCGGTATGCTTGCGCCACGAACGGTTCGAGTGGCTAAAATGGCCACACAAATTCTGCCAGAATGGCACTGTTAATTTCTGCGGAAAACCTACGGTGACGCCGCAGCCCTGAGAGGTTGATCCCTTGACTGAGAAGTACCAATTTACCGCCACCTGCCCAAAGGGGCTGGAAAACCTGCTCGCTGACGAATTGCGGCAACTGGGCGCCAGCGTGGAAAAGGAGCAGCCCGCGGCGGTGCGGTTTGCGGGTGACCTGCAGATGGGGTATCGGGTAAACCTGTGGAGTCGTCTTGCCAACCGGGTACTGCTAAACCTCGGGCAGTCACGCATCGAGGATGCCGAAGCGCTGTATCGCGCCGTGGCAGACGTGCCCTGGGAAGAGCACATCAGTCCCAACGGGGTCTTGTGGGTACAGTTTTCCGGTACGAACCGGGAGATTCGCAATAGCCAATTTGGCGGCCAGAAAGCGAAGGATGCCATCGTTGACCGGTTGCGCAAGGTGACTGGCGCGCGTCCGGATGTCGACAAGCGCGATCCGGATCTGTCGGTCATGCTGCGCCTGCATCGCGATCTGCTGGAAATTGCCATCGACCTCAGTGGCGACAGCCTGCACCGTCGCGGTTACCGCACCCATATCGGTGCCGCTCCCCTGAAGGAAAACCTGGCGGCGGCACTGCTGATGCGCGCCGGTTGGCCGAAAATCGCGGAAGAGGGCGGCGCTTTACTAGACCCCATGTGCGGTTCCGGTACCTTTCTTGTTGAAGCGGCGCTGATGGCCGCCGACGTGGCGCCGGGCCTGCTGCGTGAAGAGTTCGGCTTCGAACGCTGGCTCAATCACCAGAGTGATATCTGGCTGGCACTACGAGAAGAAGCGCTGCAACGGCGCGCGGCGGGATTGGCGAAAGTCCTGCCGGAAATTCGCGGTTACGATGCCGATGCCAAGGTGCTGTTTGCGGCGGAGTCCAATATCGCGCGCGCGGGCCTGGACCGGCACGTAAGGGTCAGCTGCCGGCCCGTTGCCGGGTTCAAGGTGCCCAGTCACCGGGAGGTGCAACCCGGGTTGGTGATTGTCAATCCGCCTTACGGGGAGCGTCTGGGGGAACAGGAAGCGCTGCGGGAAACCTACGCGGAACTGGGCCAGCAACTCAAACAGGAATTTGGTGGCTGGAAAGCGGGTATTTTTACCGGTAATCCGGAGCTGTGCCATTCCACCGGACTGCGTTCCCACAAACAGTACAAACTGTTTAACGGCAGTATTCCCAGCCAGCTTCTGTTATTCGATATACATGCACAGTCCGCGGAGAAAGGTGGTGATAGCAGCGCACCCCGTCTATCGGACGAAGCGCAGATGGTGGCCAACCGCCTGCAGAAAAACCTGCGCACGACCGGCAAGTGGGCCCAGCGCAACGGGGTCACCTGCTACCGCCTGTACGATGCGGATCTGCCCGAATACTCGGCGGCGATTGATGTGTACCACTCGGTGGAGGGAGAACGCTTCGCACATATTCAGGAGTACCGGGCACCGGCCAGCATCCCCGAGCAGAAAGCGCGTACCCGACTGATGGACCTGGTGCGTGCCACCCGTCAAGTGCTGGGGTTGGCCCCCGGGCATATCTCCATCAAAGAGCGCCGCCGACACAGCCATAAAGACAGTGGCGCGCAGTATCAGAAGCAGACGCAGCGCAGATCCACGGGCCAGCAACGCGGCGATCAGGGGGCGGACAATACACGCACTTTCTGGGCCGATGAGTACGGTGCGAAACTGGAAATCAATCTATGGGATTACCTGGATACCGGCCTGTTTCTGGATCACCGGCCGGTACGCCAGCACCTGCGCAAGCTGGCAACGGGCAAGCGGCTGCTGAACCTTTTCTGCTATACCGCAACCGCCACTGTGCAGGCGGCCATCGGCGGCTGCAGTGAAAGCACCAGCGTGGATCTGTCGAAAACCTATCAGGCCTGGGGCCAGCGTAACTTCCGTGAAAACGGTATGGATCCCTATCGCCACCAGCTGATCGAGGCCGACTGTCTGCAGTGGCTGAAGGCTGCCCAGGACAATCGGCGCGGGCACTACGATGTGATTTTTCTTGATCCGCCGACTTTTTCCAACTCGGCGAAAATGCAGGGGATTCTGGATATCCAGCGGGACCACCCGGACCTGATCCGCCAGTGCATGGCGTTGCTGAACAGCGGCGGTGTGCTGCTGTTTTCCAATAACCTGCGTAGTTTCAAAATGGATGCAGAGATTCAGGCCGCGTTTGCGGTGGAGAACCTGTCGGCAAAACTGCTGGACAAGGATTTTCAGCGCAACCCGAAAATTCACAATGTATGGGAAATTCGCGCGCGCTGAATACTGAGTTGTGAGGCTTCTTGAGCAGTGGTGGCGCCTGGTGTCAGCGGGGTACTCAGAGCTCCATAACCAGGCGGAAACCGACCTCTTTGGAACGCGCCTTTTCATTGAGGCCGGTGCGGTAGTCTGAGCTGATGTTACGCAGTGGCTCGCGCATGGAGCCCCCGCGCACCACGCGCAGGTCGCAGTTTTTCAGCTGTACCGGGCGCGCATCGCTGCGGTGATTGGTGAAATCGCCTAGAAAGCAATCCTGTACCCATTCACCGGCGTTGCCGGCGGTATCGTATAGGCCAAAGTCATTGGCCTTGTAGTGTCCTACCGGTGCGCTGGAAATAGAGAACAGGGAGTTGAATTCGCTGGCGCAGCCACGGCGGCAGTTGGCTTTACCCCGTGCGCTGCTGTCTCCCCACCAGAAGGGGGTATCGCTGTCTGCACGGGCGGCGTACTCCCACTCCGC includes these proteins:
- the rlmKL gene encoding bifunctional 23S rRNA (guanine(2069)-N(7))-methyltransferase RlmK/23S rRNA (guanine(2445)-N(2))-methyltransferase RlmL, encoding MTEKYQFTATCPKGLENLLADELRQLGASVEKEQPAAVRFAGDLQMGYRVNLWSRLANRVLLNLGQSRIEDAEALYRAVADVPWEEHISPNGVLWVQFSGTNREIRNSQFGGQKAKDAIVDRLRKVTGARPDVDKRDPDLSVMLRLHRDLLEIAIDLSGDSLHRRGYRTHIGAAPLKENLAAALLMRAGWPKIAEEGGALLDPMCGSGTFLVEAALMAADVAPGLLREEFGFERWLNHQSDIWLALREEALQRRAAGLAKVLPEIRGYDADAKVLFAAESNIARAGLDRHVRVSCRPVAGFKVPSHREVQPGLVIVNPPYGERLGEQEALRETYAELGQQLKQEFGGWKAGIFTGNPELCHSTGLRSHKQYKLFNGSIPSQLLLFDIHAQSAEKGGDSSAPRLSDEAQMVANRLQKNLRTTGKWAQRNGVTCYRLYDADLPEYSAAIDVYHSVEGERFAHIQEYRAPASIPEQKARTRLMDLVRATRQVLGLAPGHISIKERRRHSHKDSGAQYQKQTQRRSTGQQRGDQGADNTRTFWADEYGAKLEINLWDYLDTGLFLDHRPVRQHLRKLATGKRLLNLFCYTATATVQAAIGGCSESTSVDLSKTYQAWGQRNFRENGMDPYRHQLIEADCLQWLKAAQDNRRGHYDVIFLDPPTFSNSAKMQGILDIQRDHPDLIRQCMALLNSGGVLLFSNNLRSFKMDAEIQAAFAVENLSAKLLDKDFQRNPKIHNVWEIRAR
- a CDS encoding quinone-dependent dihydroorotate dehydrogenase encodes the protein MYQHLRKALFALDPERSHHLSMDAIGAAERLGLMSLFSKSVPDDPVELMGLTLPNPVGLAAGLDKNAQAFNGLGALGFGFVEVGTVTPRPQPGNPHPRLFRLPQAEAIINRMGFNNEGVDYLLERVKRRRYSGVLGINVGKNFDTPVEKAAEDYCICMEKVYAHADYITANVSSPNTKGLRDLQFGDSLSELLNTLKEKQAQLTAEHDRYVPLAVKIAPDMDDDAIAQVAHTLQEHEIDGVIATNTTIDKSAVENLEHGEEQGGLSGRPLTERSTEVIRKLSSALDGNIPIIGVGGIFDGETAAEKIRAGATAVQIYSGFIYRGPEVIREAAEGIAELHKARIIERKK
- the rmf gene encoding ribosome modulation factor, which gives rise to MKRQKRNPNDRAFHKGYVAAVEGRNHDSCPHENGSLHQEWVNGWRQGREDIWSGFGRAAQAQRMESM